From a single Rutidosis leptorrhynchoides isolate AG116_Rl617_1_P2 chromosome 5, CSIRO_AGI_Rlap_v1, whole genome shotgun sequence genomic region:
- the LOC139848874 gene encoding uncharacterized protein, whose protein sequence is MWKIKMMNSLVDIPLGGRKFTRVSDDGMKMSKLDRFLVSDDFLNLWTDLKVVALDRSVSDHCPISLSDGEVDFGPKPFKIFDDWFVVEGIDKVIADSWSGPMGGNRKDCVFRNKLKRLKGDLKEWSKVHFGKLDSEIESVKKVVTDLELKAEV, encoded by the coding sequence atgtggaagattAAGATGATGAATAGTTTAGTGGACATTCCTTTGGGTGGGAGGAAATTTACTAGGGTTAGTGATGATGGGATGAAAATGAGTAAGCTAGATAGATTCTTGGTTTCAGACGACTTTCTTAACCTTTGGACCGATCTAAAAGTGGTGGCTTTAGATAGAAGTGTATCGGACCATTGTCCTATTTCGTTGTCGGATGGTGAGGTGGATTTTGGGCCTAAACCGTTCAAAATCTTTGATGATTGGTTCGTGGTTGAGGGTATTGACAAGGTTATTGCCGATTCTTGGTCTGGTCCAATGGGGGGTAACCGGAAAGATTGCGTTTTTCGTAACAAGTTAAAAAGATTAAAAGGTGACCTTAAAGAATGGAGTAAAGTTCACTTTGGTAAGCTTGATAGTGAGATTGAGTCGGTTAAAAAGGTAGTAACGGATCTTGAATTGAAAGCTGAAGTATGA
- the LOC139848875 gene encoding uncharacterized protein codes for MAGLFTYMIGGTGLFLIGASESIVSTSQTLKQISSPPLTSSQSQSQSKPNPAFITSLIYFTISLISFLFISNSLISLTDALKSHDQTGVVLQLEVISISALFFLFSILGILTNLNNSFQIPSQILNVLCLFGFVEEFFLFYIQKKDSDGIENRYYDLLLVPITVCIVSTLLELRTSNLGYSYSRLGRGVGLVLQGMWFVQMGFSFYSNSITDGCFMKEKSRGNFTIRCKGHPEFHRARAIATLQFNVHLALVVCFVAGVYSLVSRKYGVSNESMMQYKPIGAEMQQLDLGHGQGRFTLDSDDDDDVGNVVVEKSGVVGSDTMVNGYGSNH; via the coding sequence ATGGCCGGGTTATTCACTTACATGATCGGCGGTACCGGTTTATTCCTAATCGGAGCATCCGAATCCATCGTTTCAACTTCTCAAACCCTAAAACAAATCTCATCACCACCGCTTACGTCATCACAATCTCAATCCCAATCAAAACCAAATCCCGCTTTCATAACTTCATTAATCTACTTCACAATCTCCTTAATCTCTTTCTTATTCATCTCAAATTCGTTAATTTCATTAACCGATGCCCTAAAATCACACGACCAAACCGGCGTCGTTTTACAGCTAGAAGTAATTTCAATTTCTGCTTTGTTTTTCCTCTTTTCAATTTTAGGTATTTTAACAAACCTAAATAATTCGTTTCAAATTCCGTCGCAAATACTTAACGTACTCTGTTTATTCGGTTTTGTTGAagagttttttttattttacattcaGAAAAAAGATTCAGATGGAATTGAGAATAGATACTATGATTTATTATTAGTTCCAATAACTGTATGCATTGTTTCAACTTTACTCGAGTTAAGAACGTCGAATTTGGGGTATAGTTATTCGCGATTAGGGCGGGGAGTTGGGTTGGTGTTACAAGGGATGTGGTTTGTTCAAATGGGGTTTTCGTTTTACTCGAATTCGATAACTGATGGTTGTTTTATGAAGGAAAAAAGTAGAGGGAATTTTACGATTAGGTGTAAAGGACATCCAGAGTTTCATCGAGCTAGAGCGATTGCTACGTTGCAGTTTAATGTGCATCTTGCGTTAGTTGTGTGTTTTGTTGCTGGGGTGTATAGTTTGGTTAGTAGAAAGTACGGTGTGAGTAATGAGTCGATGATGCAGTATAAGCCGATTGGAGCTGAGATGCAGCAGTTGGATTTGGGTCATGGTCAGGGTCGGTTTACGTTGGATAGCGATGATGATGACGATGTGGGAAATGTGGTGGTTGAGAAGAGTGGCGTTGTGGGGTCGGATACGATGGTCAATGGTTATGGATCTAACCATTAA